The following are from one region of the Candidatus Polarisedimenticolia bacterium genome:
- the fabZ gene encoding 3-hydroxyacyl-ACP dehydratase FabZ yields MEPLDVRAIMEILPHRYPFLLVDRVLELEEGKRIVALKNVSSNEPFFQGHFPGNPIMPGVLVVEAMAQAGAVLLLHTRPESRGRVVYFAGIDKAKFRRPVVPGDPLRLVVEVLKLRTRTCLMRGEAHVGESMVAEAEIFSSLGGAP; encoded by the coding sequence ATGGAACCCCTGGATGTCCGGGCGATCATGGAGATCCTGCCGCACCGCTACCCCTTTCTTCTGGTGGATCGGGTGCTCGAGCTGGAGGAAGGGAAGCGGATCGTCGCGCTGAAGAACGTCTCGTCCAACGAGCCGTTTTTCCAAGGTCACTTCCCCGGAAATCCCATCATGCCGGGCGTCCTCGTGGTCGAGGCGATGGCCCAGGCGGGCGCCGTGCTGCTCCTCCACACGCGGCCGGAGAGCCGCGGACGCGTCGTCTACTTCGCCGGAATCGACAAGGCGAAGTTCCGGCGCCCGGTGGTTCCCGGCGATCCTTTGCGCCTCGTGGTCGAGGTCCTGAAGCTGCGGACGCGAACCTGCCTGATGCGCGGGGAAGCCCACGTCGGGGAGAGCATGGTCGCCGAAGCGGAGATCTTCTCATCGCTGGGAGGGGCCCCATGA
- the lpxD gene encoding UDP-3-O-(3-hydroxymyristoyl)glucosamine N-acyltransferase encodes MTLAEIARKVGGRLVGPDRRVRAVRPLESAGPEDLSFLANPRYRPQLRDCQAAGVLVEPGVEAEHLSLVVVDRPYVALAKVLSMFDARPRPAAGVDPRASLPPDCDLGKDVSIAAFVSAGAGCRIGDRAVLMAGVSLGAGVSLGEEVVIHSSVTVYDGTAIGARSIVHAGSVIGSDGFGYAEDQGTHVKIPQLGNVVIEEDVEIGANVTIDRATFGSTRIRKGTKIDNLVQVGHNCDVGENTVLVAQVGLSGSVRVGRGVVFAGQSGSVGHVTIGEGSRIGAKSAVTGDLVPGSFVVGYPARDHAEWKRIQATLGRLPEMRRRLARIERLLEEISGGPRKKET; translated from the coding sequence ATGACGCTTGCTGAGATCGCCCGGAAAGTGGGGGGGCGGCTCGTGGGGCCCGATCGGAGGGTGCGGGCCGTGCGTCCGCTGGAGAGCGCGGGCCCGGAGGATCTCTCCTTTCTGGCCAACCCGCGCTACCGGCCCCAGCTGCGAGACTGCCAGGCGGCGGGCGTCCTGGTCGAGCCGGGCGTGGAGGCGGAGCATCTGAGCCTCGTCGTGGTGGATCGGCCTTACGTGGCCCTCGCCAAGGTGCTGTCGATGTTCGACGCCAGGCCGCGCCCGGCCGCGGGCGTCGACCCCCGCGCCTCCCTCCCGCCGGATTGCGATCTCGGCAAGGACGTGAGCATCGCGGCGTTCGTCTCGGCGGGAGCCGGTTGCCGAATCGGCGACCGCGCCGTCCTGATGGCGGGGGTCAGCCTTGGGGCGGGCGTGAGTCTGGGCGAGGAGGTCGTGATCCACAGCTCGGTGACGGTCTACGACGGCACGGCCATCGGCGCCCGCTCGATCGTGCACGCCGGAAGCGTGATCGGAAGCGACGGGTTCGGCTATGCCGAGGATCAAGGGACGCACGTCAAGATTCCCCAGCTGGGGAACGTCGTCATCGAGGAGGACGTCGAGATCGGAGCGAACGTCACGATCGACCGCGCCACGTTCGGGAGCACGCGGATCCGCAAGGGGACCAAGATCGACAATCTGGTCCAGGTGGGTCACAACTGCGACGTGGGGGAGAACACCGTCCTCGTGGCCCAAGTGGGCCTTTCGGGAAGCGTCCGGGTGGGTCGGGGGGTCGTGTTCGCCGGCCAGTCGGGATCGGTCGGCCACGTGACTATCGGCGAAGGAAGCCGCATCGGCGCGAAATCCGCCGTGACGGGCGATCTCGTTCCCGGGTCGTTCGTGGTGGGCTACCCGGCGCGCGATCACGCGGAGTGGAAGAGAATTCAGGCGACGCTGGGCCGGCTGCCGGAGATGCGGCGTCGACTGGCGCGGATCGAGCGCCTGCTGGAGGAGATCTCCGGGGGGCCTCGGAAGAAGGAGACTTGA
- the lpxA gene encoding acyl-ACP--UDP-N-acetylglucosamine O-acyltransferase produces MSQGSIHSSAIVHPDARIGMGCRIGPFSVVGAGVTLGPECELISHAVVDGRVEVGEGCRFFPFCSIGLEPQDLKYRGEPTRVVIGRRNTFREFVTVHSGTQGGGAVTTIGDRNLFMAYTHVAHDCRVGSDTIFANAATLAGHVTVEDFAVIGAFSGVHQFCRVGAHAYIGGYSVITQDALPYVLTVGNRAKAYGMNLVGLKRRAFSEESIAALRQAYRLLFQSNLTTTRALERIDADLGGIPEVAYLASFIRSSERGIVK; encoded by the coding sequence ATGAGCCAGGGCAGCATCCATTCTTCGGCCATCGTCCACCCCGACGCGAGAATCGGGATGGGCTGCCGCATCGGCCCCTTTTCCGTGGTGGGCGCGGGCGTGACCCTCGGTCCGGAGTGCGAGCTGATATCGCACGCCGTCGTGGACGGACGGGTGGAGGTCGGAGAGGGATGCCGCTTCTTCCCGTTCTGCTCGATCGGCCTGGAGCCTCAGGACTTGAAATACCGCGGAGAGCCGACCCGGGTCGTCATCGGACGCCGCAACACGTTCCGGGAGTTCGTGACGGTTCACAGCGGCACGCAAGGGGGGGGCGCGGTGACCACGATCGGGGATCGGAATCTGTTCATGGCCTACACTCACGTGGCCCATGACTGCCGCGTGGGAAGCGACACCATCTTCGCCAACGCGGCGACCCTGGCGGGGCACGTCACGGTCGAGGATTTCGCGGTCATCGGGGCGTTTTCCGGGGTCCATCAGTTCTGCCGGGTCGGCGCGCACGCCTACATCGGCGGCTATTCGGTGATCACCCAGGATGCTCTTCCGTACGTTTTGACCGTGGGCAATCGGGCGAAGGCCTACGGAATGAACCTCGTGGGGCTGAAACGCCGGGCTTTCAGCGAGGAGAGCATCGCCGCGCTGCGCCAGGCCTACCGCCTCCTCTTTCAGAGCAATCTCACGACCACCCGGGCGCTGGAGCGCATCGATGCGGACCTGGGAGGGATCCCGGAGGTCGCCTACCTCGCGTCCTTCATCCGCTCCTCGGAGCGAGGGATCGTGAAGTAA
- a CDS encoding FG-GAP-like repeat-containing protein, with amino-acid sequence MEPSIVPRRSGCRPALRSFLLFFVAALGVLEGFPPARAHGVLALRPGFVDREGDLAAGDFNADGRLDLLVTNLAASDLSLFQEDALGGYVERSPSPHVVLEGPTFIATADVNKDGRMDAVVLDRVARSLSIRLSDPDLVFRATPNLIVGRSIQTLAIADFTGDTRPDLAVTNDQDEVVYLFSGRGDGTFGFLRSIDARTASQKAQLDDVGLYGIAAADFNRDGKMDIAVTQRNTDLLAVLLGNGNGTFKPPVMKTLGRHPTTIEVGRFNDDQAPGAADDFVDLVVLLEGGRQNPQDPSETPQVGGVSMLRGNGDGTFLDGAVLVVSLDDAPIDLAAGRMGLGAAGFDDLAVVNFGSNTVFLYPAAGAAGGFLDPEVLGGAGTTLRNPRAIALMDRDANGIVDRLALANFGSYSLTLFDGGGGTPFVENPLSPITATRHPVQLSVGGLDAGFGDDLAVVSDADPTLQTFSSLDNGFFFKRRATPLGAGTDPTSIVLGDFDRDALVDALVALADADGSAGLGSSPAMFMLKGSGGATFGFPAGRCGGGTNAGGHCASDAACPGGECAFSLSFGHCAAGTNAGKVCSGDGDCPSSTCTLPLAPVPLAGVATTIMATDLNPQDADRDGVPNATDNCPARYNPAQTETRGLTCLGGTNPGAACSIDPNCPGGGTCSVSDGRGDDCDSATADPDADRIFDKNDNCPDLYNPTQGDLDVNRVGDACDHALDVVVLEGGSVQGEIFLGQPEGGFLPSVALPTGTDPASAVVGNFSSGDTFPDLAVTNRGSGNFQVFAGDGSGQFLPLSPVAAGAAPGALAALEVNSADLDMDGIANLKDNCPTRYNPAQTDADGDGMGDACSQVDPEALCAGGPNDGALCLSDAGCPGGTCLGDHDFVVTRVEQRQDNCPDVYNPSQTDTDGDLIGDACDLNPSAANPSDDNDSDGAVDAGDNCPTRYNPDQRDSSGNGVGDACDEESDPDGDRIATAKRIRDNCPDTYNPGQEDVNFNGIGDACENVLDLAMIDEASDQLEIFIQSPPGSWVPLTPLPTGSQPRELVAADLNGDGIVDLAVANAGDSTVDVFLGEGDGFFLSDPSFSPVQLPAPLRSLRSGDMVRDIVRSVPELAGVSQPLNNPLLLANVIQERADITTCSGGTTPNSPCRSDADCGGAGNCRGSGRVDGRDLAVWAKGFGLARGNPGYDSLLGADVNLDGKIDGFDLVYITSQFGSDVPP; translated from the coding sequence TTGGAGCCGTCCATCGTCCCTCGTCGATCGGGCTGCCGCCCAGCTCTTCGGAGCTTCCTGCTCTTTTTCGTCGCGGCTTTGGGAGTTCTCGAGGGGTTTCCCCCGGCTAGAGCGCACGGGGTTCTGGCGCTGCGTCCGGGCTTCGTCGATCGGGAGGGCGACCTCGCGGCCGGCGACTTCAACGCCGACGGCCGCCTCGATCTCCTGGTCACGAATCTCGCCGCCAGCGATCTCTCTCTTTTCCAGGAAGACGCGCTCGGGGGTTACGTGGAGCGCAGCCCCTCACCGCACGTGGTCCTGGAAGGCCCTACCTTCATCGCCACCGCCGACGTGAACAAAGACGGACGGATGGATGCCGTTGTCCTGGATCGCGTGGCTCGTTCCCTTTCAATTCGCCTCTCCGACCCCGATCTGGTTTTCCGGGCGACTCCCAATCTCATCGTCGGTCGATCGATCCAGACCCTGGCCATAGCGGATTTCACCGGCGACACGCGGCCGGACCTGGCGGTGACCAACGATCAGGACGAGGTGGTCTATCTCTTCTCTGGAAGAGGAGACGGAACGTTCGGCTTTCTCCGCAGCATCGACGCCCGTACCGCATCCCAGAAAGCCCAACTCGACGACGTCGGCCTGTATGGAATCGCGGCCGCAGACTTCAACCGGGACGGCAAAATGGATATCGCCGTCACGCAGCGGAACACCGATCTCCTGGCGGTCCTGCTGGGAAACGGTAACGGCACGTTCAAGCCTCCTGTGATGAAGACGCTCGGACGTCACCCCACCACGATCGAGGTAGGCCGGTTCAACGACGATCAGGCCCCGGGGGCCGCCGACGACTTCGTCGATTTGGTGGTCCTTCTCGAGGGCGGCCGCCAGAACCCTCAGGATCCGTCGGAGACTCCCCAGGTGGGCGGCGTCTCGATGCTTCGCGGCAACGGTGACGGCACCTTCCTCGACGGCGCCGTTCTCGTCGTGAGCTTGGATGACGCCCCCATCGATCTCGCCGCCGGCCGGATGGGACTCGGCGCGGCGGGGTTCGACGATCTGGCCGTGGTGAATTTCGGCTCGAACACCGTGTTTCTCTATCCCGCTGCGGGCGCTGCCGGGGGCTTCCTCGACCCCGAGGTATTAGGAGGGGCCGGAACGACCCTCCGCAACCCCCGGGCCATCGCCTTGATGGATCGGGACGCCAACGGCATCGTCGATCGACTCGCCCTGGCTAATTTCGGAAGCTATTCCCTGACCCTTTTCGACGGCGGCGGGGGAACCCCTTTCGTCGAGAACCCCCTGTCTCCGATCACGGCGACCCGGCATCCGGTGCAGCTGTCGGTCGGGGGTCTCGATGCCGGGTTCGGCGACGATCTCGCCGTGGTTTCCGACGCCGATCCCACGCTGCAGACCTTCAGCTCCCTGGACAACGGGTTCTTCTTCAAGCGGCGCGCCACGCCGCTGGGCGCGGGTACGGATCCCACCTCCATCGTCCTGGGAGATTTCGATCGCGATGCCCTCGTCGACGCTCTCGTGGCGCTCGCCGACGCCGACGGATCGGCCGGATTGGGGAGCTCCCCCGCCATGTTCATGCTGAAGGGCAGCGGCGGCGCGACCTTCGGCTTCCCTGCGGGGCGATGCGGAGGAGGAACCAATGCCGGGGGACACTGCGCTTCGGACGCGGCTTGTCCGGGAGGAGAGTGCGCTTTCTCCCTCTCGTTCGGCCACTGCGCCGCCGGGACCAATGCCGGCAAGGTCTGCTCAGGCGACGGGGATTGCCCCTCCAGCACCTGCACCCTGCCGCTTGCTCCCGTCCCGCTGGCGGGGGTCGCCACGACGATTATGGCGACCGATCTCAATCCTCAGGACGCCGACCGGGACGGAGTTCCCAACGCCACCGACAACTGCCCCGCCCGCTACAACCCGGCCCAGACGGAGACTCGAGGGTTGACCTGTTTGGGCGGGACCAACCCCGGGGCAGCCTGCAGCATCGATCCCAATTGTCCGGGCGGAGGAACTTGCAGCGTGTCGGACGGCCGGGGCGACGATTGCGACAGCGCGACGGCCGACCCGGATGCCGACCGAATCTTTGACAAGAACGACAATTGCCCCGATCTCTACAATCCGACGCAGGGCGATCTCGACGTCAACCGCGTCGGGGACGCCTGCGATCATGCCCTCGACGTCGTCGTCCTCGAGGGAGGCTCCGTTCAGGGAGAAATCTTTCTGGGCCAGCCCGAGGGGGGATTCCTGCCTTCCGTAGCGCTGCCGACCGGAACGGATCCAGCCTCGGCGGTGGTCGGCAATTTCAGCTCCGGCGACACCTTCCCGGACCTCGCGGTGACGAATCGGGGAAGCGGCAATTTCCAGGTGTTCGCAGGGGACGGAAGCGGCCAGTTCCTCCCTCTCTCGCCGGTCGCCGCCGGAGCCGCTCCCGGCGCCTTGGCGGCCCTGGAGGTCAACTCGGCCGATCTCGACATGGATGGAATCGCCAATCTCAAAGACAACTGTCCCACCCGGTACAATCCCGCCCAGACCGACGCGGACGGAGACGGAATGGGGGATGCCTGCAGCCAGGTCGATCCCGAGGCCCTGTGCGCGGGAGGCCCCAACGATGGCGCCTTGTGTCTTTCGGACGCCGGCTGCCCCGGGGGTACCTGCCTCGGCGACCATGACTTCGTGGTCACGCGGGTCGAGCAAAGGCAGGACAATTGCCCCGACGTCTACAACCCTTCGCAGACCGACACGGACGGCGACCTGATCGGGGACGCGTGCGATCTCAATCCCAGCGCCGCCAACCCCTCCGACGACAACGACTCGGACGGCGCAGTCGACGCGGGCGACAACTGCCCGACGCGCTACAACCCCGACCAGCGCGATTCCAGCGGCAATGGAGTCGGGGACGCCTGCGACGAAGAAAGTGATCCGGACGGCGATCGAATCGCGACCGCGAAGAGAATCCGCGACAACTGCCCCGACACCTACAACCCCGGGCAGGAGGACGTCAACTTCAATGGAATCGGGGACGCCTGCGAGAACGTGCTGGATCTGGCCATGATCGACGAGGCGTCGGATCAGCTCGAGATCTTCATTCAATCCCCGCCGGGATCGTGGGTTCCTCTCACTCCCCTTCCGACCGGTAGCCAGCCCCGGGAGCTGGTGGCGGCCGATCTGAACGGCGATGGCATCGTCGATCTCGCGGTCGCCAACGCCGGAGATTCGACGGTCGACGTTTTCCTGGGGGAGGGCGACGGGTTCTTCCTGTCCGATCCCTCCTTCTCACCGGTGCAGCTTCCCGCGCCACTGCGTTCGCTGCGGAGCGGGGACATGGTGCGCGACATCGTCCGCAGCGTCCCCGAGCTGGCGGGAGTCAGCCAACCCTTGAACAACCCGCTGCTTCTCGCGAACGTGATCCAGGAAAGGGCCGATATCACGACCTGCTCGGGAGGGACCACTCCGAACAGTCCCTGCCGCAGCGACGCCGATTGCGGCGGGGCCGGGAATTGCCGGGGGTCCGGCCGCGTCGACGGGCGGGATCTCGCCGTCTGGGCCAAGGGGTTCGGCCTGGCGCGCGGCAATCCCGGCTACGACTCGCTGCTGGGAGCCGACGTCAACCTGGATGGAAAGATCGACGGCTTCGATCTCGTCTACATCACGTCGCAGTTCGGGAGCGACGTTCCGCCTTGA
- a CDS encoding Gfo/Idh/MocA family oxidoreductase, which yields MAIRIAVIGVGYLGRHHARLLHSLPEAELCGVVDADPARARAVAAEFATRSYLSLDDLPPDLQAATIAVPTAAHRSVAVACLKRGWSVMVEKPLAASPREGKEIVQAAEQAGRILQVGHTERYNPALRASVSRILRPRFVEAHRLGTFAARSLDVDVILDLMIHDLDLVRSFDPSPVVSVAAVGVQALTDKMDIANARIQFESGCVANLTASRISTDRVRKIRIFQNDSYLGIDTAAQEVACYRLDRQGGSPRIVQDTVPVAKDEPLRVELASFLEAVAHRRRPIVSGEDGLAALELAERVRSVLREGGT from the coding sequence ATGGCAATCCGGATCGCCGTGATCGGCGTGGGATACCTCGGCCGGCATCACGCCCGGCTTCTGCACTCCCTTCCGGAGGCGGAACTCTGCGGAGTGGTCGACGCGGATCCGGCTCGGGCCCGCGCGGTGGCCGCCGAATTCGCGACGCGCTCCTATCTTTCCCTGGATGATTTGCCCCCCGACCTCCAGGCCGCGACGATCGCGGTTCCCACCGCGGCGCATCGATCGGTGGCCGTCGCCTGCCTGAAGCGCGGCTGGAGCGTCATGGTCGAGAAGCCCTTGGCCGCCTCTCCGCGGGAGGGTAAGGAAATCGTGCAGGCCGCGGAGCAAGCCGGCAGGATCCTCCAGGTGGGTCACACCGAGCGCTACAATCCGGCGTTGCGGGCGTCGGTCTCCAGGATCCTCCGCCCCCGTTTCGTGGAAGCCCACCGTCTCGGGACGTTCGCGGCCCGCAGCCTGGACGTGGACGTCATCCTCGATCTGATGATTCACGATTTGGACCTGGTTCGCAGCTTCGATCCGAGCCCCGTCGTGTCGGTCGCGGCCGTCGGGGTACAGGCGCTGACCGACAAGATGGACATCGCCAACGCCCGAATTCAGTTCGAATCGGGTTGCGTGGCCAACCTCACGGCGAGCCGAATCAGCACGGACCGCGTCAGAAAAATCCGCATTTTTCAGAACGACAGCTACCTCGGCATCGACACCGCGGCCCAGGAGGTCGCTTGCTACCGGCTCGATCGGCAGGGGGGGAGTCCGAGAATCGTCCAGGATACGGTTCCCGTCGCGAAGGACGAGCCGCTGCGGGTCGAGCTGGCTTCTTTTCTCGAAGCGGTAGCCCACCGGCGGCGGCCGATCGTCTCCGGGGAGGACGGTCTGGCCGCGCTGGAGCTCGCCGAACGGGTGCGATCCGTCCTCCGCGAAGGAGGGACATGA
- a CDS encoding serine hydrolase domain-containing protein, translated as MKHGGVERFLREKIEGGIFPGARYLIARGETLLQEGWLGHSVVTPEERPVGPDTIYDLASLTKPLVTGTLAALMSSRGALDLEEPVEGLLPELAGRWIGRATLLDLLAHRSGLPAWQPLYLRASDREGYLSQIGALPPDYRPRTRVVYSCLGYILLALGLERRAGASLAALAAREVFGPLGLQDTGYRPAPRLRPRVAATEEGNARERELIGESSGDFRGWNRGLIWGECHDLNAWTLGGVSGNAGLFSSAGDLHRLSSEFLGRGTGLFNAACHELFRRDLTPGLNENRSVGWQLAATPGASAGPFLSSGALGHTGFTGTSLWIDPAGERIFILLTNRVHPKYRPDDMNAVRREFHRLALQEP; from the coding sequence ATGAAGCACGGGGGCGTGGAGCGATTCCTCCGGGAGAAAATCGAGGGCGGCATATTTCCCGGCGCGCGCTACCTGATCGCCCGGGGAGAAACGCTCCTTCAGGAGGGATGGCTCGGGCACAGCGTCGTGACGCCCGAGGAGCGTCCGGTCGGGCCGGACACGATCTACGACCTCGCCTCCCTCACGAAGCCCCTGGTCACCGGGACGCTGGCCGCGCTCATGTCCTCCCGGGGCGCCCTCGATCTCGAGGAGCCGGTGGAAGGCCTTCTTCCCGAGCTCGCCGGCCGCTGGATTGGCCGGGCCACCCTGCTCGATCTCCTGGCCCACCGCTCCGGCCTTCCCGCCTGGCAGCCGCTCTATCTGAGGGCGTCGGATCGCGAGGGCTATCTGTCTCAAATCGGAGCGCTGCCTCCCGATTACCGCCCCCGGACGCGGGTGGTTTACAGTTGCCTGGGATACATCCTTCTCGCCCTCGGCCTGGAGCGCCGCGCGGGAGCCTCGCTCGCCGCGCTCGCCGCGCGGGAGGTCTTCGGACCCTTGGGACTCCAGGACACGGGCTACCGGCCCGCGCCGCGGCTCCGGCCGAGGGTCGCGGCCACCGAGGAGGGAAACGCCAGAGAGCGGGAGCTGATCGGAGAATCTTCGGGAGACTTTCGCGGATGGAACCGCGGGCTCATCTGGGGCGAGTGCCACGATCTCAACGCCTGGACCCTTGGCGGCGTGAGCGGCAATGCGGGACTGTTCTCGAGCGCCGGGGACCTCCATCGCCTCTCGAGCGAGTTCCTCGGGCGCGGCACCGGCCTTTTCAACGCCGCGTGCCACGAGCTGTTCCGCCGGGACCTGACGCCCGGGCTCAACGAGAACCGTTCGGTCGGCTGGCAGCTCGCCGCCACGCCGGGCGCCTCGGCGGGGCCGTTTCTCTCCTCCGGAGCGTTGGGCCATACCGGCTTCACGGGGACCTCGCTATGGATCGATCCGGCCGGAGAGCGGATCTTCATCCTCCTCACGAACCGGGTTCATCCGAAATACCGGCCCGACGACATGAACGCCGTCCGCCGCGAATTCCACCGGCTCGCCCTGCAGGAGCCTTGA
- the rsmD gene encoding 16S rRNA (guanine(966)-N(2))-methyltransferase RsmD — MGNLRVIGGEKRGFSLASPPGFDVRPTSARVREALFDILAGEIPGAGFLELYAGTGAVGIEALSRGARRCVFVEASHRGARAIRDNLEACGFRASGRVIAGPLPAALRRVPTGEAFDIAFLDPPYGDRGTAATLDALGGWEGLSREGRLVLEHRKSWEPPRHAGTLVLRRSVRYGDTVLSFYDRRERPAARRKV, encoded by the coding sequence ATGGGAAACCTGCGAGTCATCGGAGGCGAAAAAAGAGGGTTTTCTCTCGCTTCCCCGCCAGGGTTCGACGTGCGCCCGACGTCGGCGCGGGTCCGGGAGGCTCTCTTCGACATCCTGGCGGGGGAGATTCCGGGAGCGGGCTTCCTGGAGCTCTACGCCGGGACGGGAGCCGTGGGCATCGAAGCGTTGAGTCGCGGAGCGCGCCGCTGTGTTTTCGTGGAAGCGAGCCACCGCGGGGCAAGGGCGATCCGAGACAACCTGGAGGCCTGCGGTTTCAGAGCCTCAGGGCGAGTGATCGCCGGACCTCTGCCGGCGGCGCTGCGGCGCGTGCCCACCGGCGAGGCGTTCGACATCGCCTTCCTGGATCCGCCCTACGGAGATCGAGGCACGGCGGCAACACTCGACGCGCTCGGCGGGTGGGAGGGGCTCTCGCGCGAGGGGCGGCTGGTTCTCGAGCACCGAAAATCCTGGGAGCCGCCGCGGCACGCCGGGACGCTGGTCCTCCGGCGGTCCGTCCGGTATGGCGACACGGTCCTGTCGTTTTATGATCGACGCGAGCGTCCGGCGGCGCGACGGAAGGTTTGA
- the ybgF gene encoding tol-pal system protein YbgF, with amino-acid sequence MRISSYARVMKLVPLAGFIVFTAGCVARQDTVLRTEIQDLQNRIYELQKRNAESQVEIQELRERAGKRTPGAPGAPGAQNPGAEAGVGFESEPAVTGSTIDLGESGPTRNVESAADSGEAPSQPSGSEPSEQAAPSESAPRSGNAEADKIYVEGYAQFNSGNYDAAETAFQRFLTQSPGSDLADDAQYWIGECYFSRKDYRRAILELRKVVDQFPFGNRVPHAFLKIGLSYLALGDRDRAAENLETVVQAFPKSDVATVARATLDEIRKP; translated from the coding sequence GTGAGAATCAGTTCCTACGCTCGCGTGATGAAGCTCGTGCCCCTGGCCGGTTTCATCGTCTTCACGGCGGGATGCGTCGCGCGGCAGGACACGGTGCTTCGGACCGAGATCCAGGACTTGCAGAATCGTATCTACGAGCTCCAGAAGCGCAACGCCGAATCCCAAGTCGAAATTCAAGAACTGCGGGAAAGGGCGGGGAAGCGAACGCCCGGCGCGCCGGGGGCTCCGGGCGCGCAGAATCCGGGGGCTGAGGCGGGAGTGGGATTCGAATCCGAACCGGCCGTCACCGGCTCCACGATCGACCTCGGCGAATCGGGCCCGACCCGGAACGTGGAATCCGCGGCCGATTCCGGGGAGGCTCCATCCCAGCCGTCCGGCTCCGAACCCTCCGAGCAAGCCGCGCCTTCCGAAAGCGCTCCGCGATCCGGAAACGCCGAGGCGGACAAGATCTACGTCGAGGGATACGCGCAATTCAACTCGGGGAACTACGACGCCGCCGAGACGGCGTTCCAGCGTTTTCTGACCCAGTCCCCCGGAAGCGATCTGGCGGACGACGCGCAATACTGGATAGGGGAGTGCTATTTTTCTCGCAAGGACTACCGCCGGGCGATTTTGGAGCTCCGTAAAGTGGTCGACCAGTTCCCCTTCGGGAACCGCGTGCCGCATGCCTTCTTGAAAATCGGTCTTTCCTACCTCGCCCTGGGGGATCGCGATCGGGCGGCCGAAAACCTCGAGACCGTCGTCCAGGCGTTCCCCAAAAGCGATGTCGCGACGGTGGCGCGCGCCACGCTCGACGAGATTCGCAAGCCCTGA
- a CDS encoding energy transducer TonB — protein sequence MTQSGLFTVRSARRFQIGPGGAFLISLLFHALLLGWVQFGGAAKFFVVPASEAALASPASPRSSQSLEFTFVDVPEDREVPENARARLLSDKTREASQKLPTPPDASELGPDPHSEGNSPLRQVARPGAPAPPPVPRGMPSPRGAGRRSSSVPGGPVAGGEAQPGEGEQEEAGASRREGTAGKRGEETGTGEDRREAFRKALSQLESGTYDFSTFDNSAYLQGGNYGTLSFDTKGFDWGDYARQLYLIIKKNWYDRIPIAAYYGQKGKVFIRFVIERDGSVTDLAVIRSSDIPPFDLAAENAIRASHPLPALPSNFPKEREGVTFGFYYNLPIDQP from the coding sequence GTGACGCAATCCGGACTCTTCACGGTGCGCTCGGCGCGCCGGTTCCAGATCGGACCCGGAGGAGCCTTCCTCATCTCGCTGCTCTTCCATGCCCTGCTGCTGGGCTGGGTCCAATTCGGGGGAGCCGCGAAGTTCTTCGTCGTCCCCGCCTCGGAGGCAGCGCTCGCCTCTCCGGCGTCTCCGCGATCGTCGCAGTCGCTGGAATTCACCTTCGTGGACGTCCCGGAGGATCGGGAAGTCCCCGAGAACGCGCGCGCGCGCCTGCTTTCCGACAAGACGCGCGAGGCGAGCCAGAAGCTTCCAACGCCACCCGACGCCAGCGAGCTGGGGCCGGACCCCCATTCGGAAGGGAACTCACCGCTCCGGCAGGTGGCCCGCCCGGGGGCTCCCGCCCCTCCGCCCGTGCCGCGCGGGATGCCTTCGCCCCGGGGGGCGGGCCGACGCTCGTCCTCCGTGCCCGGGGGGCCCGTCGCCGGCGGGGAGGCGCAGCCTGGAGAAGGAGAGCAAGAGGAGGCGGGCGCCTCGAGGCGGGAAGGGACGGCGGGGAAGAGGGGGGAGGAGACAGGGACCGGGGAGGATCGGCGCGAAGCGTTCCGCAAGGCGCTCTCCCAGCTCGAATCGGGAACCTACGATTTCAGCACCTTCGACAACTCGGCCTACCTCCAGGGAGGGAATTACGGGACCCTCTCCTTCGACACCAAGGGATTCGACTGGGGGGACTATGCGCGGCAGCTCTACTTGATCATCAAGAAGAACTGGTACGACCGCATTCCGATCGCGGCCTACTACGGACAGAAGGGGAAGGTTTTCATCCGTTTCGTCATCGAGAGGGACGGGAGCGTCACCGATCTCGCGGTGATCCGCTCCTCGGACATCCCGCCGTTCGATCTCGCGGCGGAGAACGCCATCCGCGCCAGCCATCCTCTTCCGGCGCTCCCGTCGAACTTCCCCAAGGAGCGGGAGGGGGTCACGTTCGGCTTCTACTACAATCTGCCCATCGATCAGCCTTGA